TGACGGAGATCAAAAGCAGCCGCTCCGACACAGATCCCCGAAATCGAGTTCCCACATCATAGATCATGATCTCATCAGGGTGTTCAAGACGAGGCAGATCGATCGACTTCCCGCTCAGGACGTCAACCAGGCCTATCCCAGCAGGACCCTTTCCCCAATAAAGGTAGGACTTTATTCTTGGGATTGGAATTGTAATTGAATAGAGTGAGACGCCCATCGATCAATGTCAGAGCTTCATTGGAAGAGCCGATGCCTCCTGAAGGGACTCAAAGCTAGGATCCCCTTGTACGCCCGATGAACCCCGGTGGGGCTGCCGGGAACAAGAAGGTCCAATTCCCCTGTTTTCGCGTGCAGCTTATAAATCCCAGAGGGCATGTCCTCCGACTCGCCCCCATTCGTCACAACCTCGAAGATTTCGGCACCTTTGGGAAGAATAAGTGAACCGAGCGGCCTCTGAATTGAGAGTATGGATCAAGACACCAATCCAACTAAAAGACCGAAAACCGAAAAACCCTTGCATCACTTATCCTCACCCTAAAATAATTTTAAATACAATAAACCTCTTCCCTCGTCGGCGCTGAACTATTGAAACAACTTCTTCTGAAGTCGACCTCGAAGCCGCCTTTAAGGTGCCTCGCTATCCCTATTTATCAGCTTCTCAGCCCTCATCTGAGCCACAAATCCAACAGCTTGCTGAAAAGGCCGCAACGTCATATCCATATTTAGAAAGCATCCGTTCGCTTCTTCCAACCTGTTCAACAATCGCTGGATCATTGGTTTCACCGCGATAATACGTATCAAAGGCTGAAATGTAATCGGCCGTTCTTGAATCCTCATCGGCAAGAAATTGTCTGACCGCTTCCATCAGTTTTGCATCACGAACGCTTGCTTTGCCGGCACCCTTGATTGTTCTGAGCAGAAACTTGGGCTCAAATCTCACGTTGTTCTTTGCTGGTAAATGGCAAAAATCCTCTGCAACCGATCCTTATTGATAGCAATCTTTGAGCACCTGAGTCGCTACTGACGTAGTCGGCTTCTGGATAATTCGCGAGCTCAATTAACTCCCTTGATATTTCATCATAAATGCGGTCAGATTTTTCGCCTTCGCCAGAGATAATAATCCGAACGTCATTTGCAAGACGCGGTAAAAGCATTTCAAACTTGATTCTTCTGCGGAGACTCTGCCAGTGAGCTCTCGTTTCGAATTTCTCTGGTTTGATCTTTGAAGAATCTAAAAGCTCCTGAAATGCAATATCTGCCAACAGAGGTGTAATCGCTATGTTCTTTTCTTGAGAGACTTGAACGACATAGCGAAGCCATGTTTCCATATCTCGCGAGGTAATGCCCTGATCGCCTTCATTGAGCAAAAGATGCATCCTGGAAAGCTCAACCAATTCTGCATCACTGCTTGGATCAATCTCTCCGAGAATCACTTTCAACCCGTAAACGGGATCCAGAAACTGACTTGGATTCGCGGTGACTAGACTGAGTTCGGACTGATGTTTTCTTAGGCTAGAACATCTACAACCATCCTGGTTGCGGATGCTAACCAAGACATATAGTTCAGAGTCAAAGGGCTCACCAGCGTCCCTCGGTTTACTCCCTTATAGTAGAGCGCATATCGTCGATAGGGCTGTCGCAGTCTTGCCTTCCGCATCTGGAAGCGGATAAATATCTAATGCGTTATAGGGTACTCTCTCATTTGACTCAAGCGCACGCATCTCGAACATGTGGGCCCCAATTTGCCTTGTAACCGCAATTTGCTCGATTTGGTCCGGCGAAATGAGCAGGTTCATGTGGTTCTTTTCGGCCCGATCAAGGGAAGCCTTCAAAGCTTGATCTTCACTCGCTTTAGTTATGCTCTCGTTGTTGGATGTCCAGATGACAAGGCTATCGGTCAATACTGCCTGCCCATAATCTGTCTGAACAATCCCATTCTGCACAACCTCAAGAAGAGCATTGAGCATATCAGGTCCGTTCCGGTACAACTCATCAACCCCAACAGGGCGACCATCAGCCCTAAAGAAACTACCTGTATAGTCAGTAGCCAAGGGATGGTTGGCGCCGAGATTCGCGGCATTCCTCATATTCGGAGAAGCAAAAATTCTGGTTAAGTTTGCCTCTAAGGGTTGCGCACGAATCATCAAAGGCTCCTTAGATTCAGCTACAACCGAAGCACGCGGCACGATCACGACATGTTCATTGAGTTTTCCTAAAAACCAAAGATATTCCTCACGACTCAGATCATCGATACTGCCTGTACCAAGCCTATATTTAGGAAAATAATGGTGAAAAACTCGACAGGCCTTCGCTTGAAGAGAGGATCACGCGATCTCTGAGGAGGCGTCGAATAAATCAAAGCCGCAGCCCTTTCTGCCGAATTCATAACAAGAAAGGGAACCTCACAGCTGGATTTTCAGCTAAATCCACCTGACTTCCCAATCTGAGAAAATCCGATAGCTCAAATAAAATCTGGGCAGTCTCACTTGATGGGTCTACGCCGCGGCCGCTGGCTTTTCTGCTCTTGCGGGCTTTGTAGTGCCTGTCTTGGCCGGCTTGTCGACGGGCGATTTATCTAACGTGGCTCACCTTTCGCTGCTGACGCAACTTTCTTTCGGCACGCTCCAGCGGCCTTCTTGGGGGTCTCAACTGAGGGCTGCGACACCTCGGATGGCGTCGTCGGTTCATCTGCACCAAATCCAGACTGCGGCAACAATACTTGGGCTCCAAAGAGACTGATAACAAGCCACTTTCCCAAGATGCTTTTACTTGATTCACTTTTTGCGAAACTGAATTTTGTCTAAAAGACAAAAGACCCTGCCCACGATTGCCCATCATGAGTTCTCCTTTACCCGTTTTGCTGCTCTTGTTTCAATTAACCTAACCCTGGGGCATGAACTATTGCCATTAGGTACCGATGGTCAAGGCAAGCACCCAAGATGAATTTTTTTCTAGAACAATCAATTTTGCCTATGTGTAAAAAGATACCAAATGATAATTTGAAGTTATGAGTGTCATTAGAGCACTGCTCAAATAACTGGAACTGGCCTGCTTGATTGTTGTTCCAAACTCCAAGGGAGCCTGGCTGAACTAAATCTCAGGAATTCAGGATCTTCAAACATGCGTCCGGCAGCAGCGCTCCGGTGTGAGCACTGCAGCCGAACTCCTGGTGGATTTGGTTCAGCCACGCACGGATCAACAACTTTGCGAAGGCTTGCGGCCAGCCGCTGTATTGACTCATTTGGGCCTTTGTTGGCCTGAGGTCTTCGAAATGGTGGTGGATAGTGAGGAATTTCATCAGAGTTTTGATACAAATTTGTTAAATTTGATGTTCGGAGAATCTCATTTCTGTATTCCTGCCTCATTACGTGGCAGGCTGATATTGTCTCGTCTGAATTATGGATGTTGCTTGCAAATGATTGAGAGATTTCAAGTAAACAAAGGGAGTAAATCCATGAGGATGATTCAGTATTTTAAGCAAGAGAGTATAGTGTGGGGCTCGCTGTTCGGCGTTCTGCTTTTGATAGCAAGTCTGAAGTTTCAATCGAGTTGTAGCAAAGAACCTGCCTCAGATCTTCAATCGATTGCTCCTCAAACCTACCTGAAGCTCAAGAACAGAAAGCTTGTCAAGGCAACGAAAGCCAAGTTCTCTAAACGAAAATGGAAATTCTAAAAGATCATATTCTCAACAATCACGTGCGAAGGCAGAGAAGAAGTCGGCCTCTGACAGGCTCGTCGGCTTCCTAAGGGGTGGCATTCACGACTAGGAGCCAGAATCAAGTGCTAGCGAGATCGATTTCAAGAAGTTCTGAATAGCCACCGGAATAGTTCGCTGCCCCTGAAAATCCCATCGCTAGGAAGTGCCATCGTCACGGCTGCCGACCGCACTCCATTGTCACTTATCGCAATTACGCGATCCTTAAATTGAATGCCGATGGCCCGAAGCTTATCTCTCATGGGAAGGTGTGGACGCCCGTCTGGTTGAAAAAAATCTCTCCACTCAATATTGATAGCTCCCAAATCGGGCGCACTATATTCAGAATTTCGCCCCTTCTTCCGAAAATATTCAGCTTTTGATCTGACGTCTATAAGATAAATCTTTTCTCCCAATTTCTTCTTCCCAAAAACAGCATTCTCAACTTCGTTTTGGCTTGCCTCCACAGTAGATTTTATATTCGGCTCCCAATAATCAGCATTTTTACGTGGAGGAGTTTCAACATTGGTAAGTCCCTTGGCAAAAGCTTCAATATCTGCGATTTGAATATTCGTCACTCCTAGATAAAAGAGAGTCCAAGCCAGACGGCCCTCATCGCCTTTTCCCTTTAAACCATTTCCCAAAACCAAAACTGGCGTTGAAGAATGCACCCCCAATAGCGCCAAACGGCGAGCAAACCGCTGAAAACTCGGTTGAAGCCTTCCCGGAGTTGCACTCCTCCCGTCAACGAACTCCTGCCAGCTGAGAGGAATAGAGCCCGGCACATGGGCCATTGTATAATCAAAGCGGCTTCGAGTGTCGATGACAACAAGTTCATCGCTCAGCACAACTGGTGCGCTCATGCGAGAACTAAGGACCTTTAAATCCAAATTCTGATTTTCTGTGACTCGAGTGGGCGCCGAAGTTTGGCAGCCACCAAGCAGGAAAATAAAAACCAGCTGAATAACGAGTGAGGAACCTGAGACAGAAATAAAACGATTTTTACAAATATCCATTTACCCAAGCCCCACATATTTGACTTGACTCACGATCACTCTACTTGTGCTTCATCGTGGGAAAGAAAATAATATCACGAATGCTGGGCTGATCCGTCAGAATCATGACCAGACGTTCAACTCCAAGTCCAACTCCCCCTGTCGGAGGCATTCCCACGTCAATCGCATGAATAAAATCTGAATCCATCGGTTGGGCTTCTTCATCTATCAGACGAAGACTTTCCTGTTCTTTTAGTCTCTCAAGTTGATCTTCTGGGTCATTCAACTCGGTATAAGCATTTCCCAATTCCATGCCTGCCACAACCGGTTCAAATCTCTCGACCAAGCCTGATTCAGATCGATGCTTCTTCGTTAAGGGAGAAACCTCGACGGGAAAATCCAGTATAAAGGTTGGCTGCCAGAGATGCTTCTCAACAGTCAGCTCAAAGGCCTCCATAATCATTTCACCACGACGTGGTTGATTCTTAAAATCTGAACCCAATGATTTGATCTTTTCAAATAATGCTTCATCCGACAACTTGGCAGGATCAAATCCGCCATACTCCTTGATTCCATCCAAAACTCTCAATCTGCGCCAGGGCGGAGTAAAATCCAATTCCTTGCCTTGATAAACAAGCGTTTTAGAACCTCTTACGTTCTCACAGACGGTTGCAACAAGCTCTTCAAACTGTATCATTTGATCTTTGTAGTCAGTGTAGGCCTCATAATACTCTAACATCGTAAACTCAGGATTATGAGAGCGATCAATACCTTCGTTCCGAAAATTCTTAGAAACTTCGTAAACTTTGTGAAGCCCCCCCACGATTAACCTTTTTAGATAGAGTTCAGGAGAGATCTTAAGAAAAAGCTTCATGTCGAGAGCACGATGGTGGGTTGAAAAGGGATAGGCAGCTGCCCCTCCGTAAATGGGCTGAAGAACAGGAGTTTCTACTTCCAAAAATCCCCTTCCATCCAGAAATTTTCGAATTTCCCGAATGATTCGGGAGCGCATTTCAAAAACTCGACATGATTCTGGACTCATAATGAGGTCTAAATGGCGATGACGATACTTGATCTCAATGTCGGCCACGCCGTGGAATTTCTCAGGTAAAGGCTCAAGTGATTTACAAAGAATTGTAAAGGACTTCGCATGCACTGAAAGTTCTCCCTTTTGGGTTTTAAATACAAAACCCGTCAATCCCACATGATCACCGATATCAATTAACTCAAAAGCCAGTCTGTCATTCTCGCACAACTCCTGAACCCGCACATAAACTTGAATAGAACCGCTCTGATCCTTCAAGTTAAAAAATGAAGCCTTGCCCATGTCTCTCTTGGTCATCAGCCGACCGGCAATAACGACTACTTCTGTTTCTTCCTTTCTTCCCGGTTCAAAGTGGCCAAATTTCTCGCAAATATACCCCGCTTCGTGAGTGGGTTTAAAGTTATGAGGGAAGGGATCTATCCCTTTTGCGCGAAGCAAATGGAGCTTTCTTCTTTTCTCAGCTCGCAAAGGATTTTCTCTCTCCGGTCCGGTCGCAGCCGCATCCTCGCTGTTCTCTGAACTCGTTTGATCTTTCATAAAACAACCTTTCCCTCAATCAATTCGGATTACTCAGCCGCGCCTGCAAAAATATCCATTACCTTGTGAAGAATCTGAATGGACTCGTTCTTTGGGCGTTGAAACGCGTTTCGTCCCATGATGCTACCGAATGCGCCACCCTGGGCAAGACCTCGCACCTCAGTGAGGAGCTCATCGTTGGATTTCGCCTCACCTCCGCTAAAGATCACAACTCGTTTTCCGTTAAAAGCCGAGTCGAGCACATGGCGAGTGCGATCCGCCATTGTTTCAATTTTAATATTCATTTCTTTATAAACTTTGCGCGCCGCCTCTTGCTCAACGTAAGAAGTTGGAGGTTTCACCTTGATGATATGAGCGCCAAGTTGGGCAGCAATTTGAGCACAGTAGGCAATGACATCAATCCCCGTCTCGCCCTGTTTAGACAGATCTGTACCGCGGGCATAGGCCCAAACAACCACAACCAATCCTGCCTGCTTGGCCAAACGGGAGGCCGCCGCGATTTCTTCATACATCGCTTTTCGCTTTTCGCTTCCCGGATAAATGGTGAAACCAATCGCCGAACAGCCCAATCTCAGTGCGTCCTCTACAGAAGAAGTGAGCGCTGAAATGGGAGAGCCCTTTACTTCGAAAAGTGTCTCTGAATTGTTGATCTTTAAAATCAATGGAATTTCTCCAGCGTAATCCCGAACGCAAGCTTCGAGGGAACCCAGTGGCGCCGCATACGCATTGCAACCGGATTCAATGGCGAGTTGCATGTGATAGGCTGGATCATAGCCATCTGGATTCTTGGCAAAACTTCGAGCTGGACCATGTTCAAAGCCCTGGTCGACGGGAAGAATCACCATCTTACCCGAGCCTCCCAAGCGACCGTGATTCAAGAGCCTTGCCATATTTGCTAAAACTCCAGGATTCTCACTCCCATACCAACTCAAAATCTCCCTAACTCTTGGTGTCATTTATTGCCCCTTAGCGAAAATTATCAAACCTGTCGATTGCAGTGGAAACCACAAACACAAATATCTGACGTTTTTTTAGAATTACGAACCTAATCATAGTGACCTACTAAATCAAGTAAAAGAGGGCCGCAACATAGAGAAGCTCTGCTGGATTTCATGATCTGTTTCATTCATAATGTTCCTCTATGGTAAAGTTCCTAGCCACTCGCTTTTCGCCATTCAAGCATGCCAGCTTTCGCCAATTTTTTTTGGTTCAAACGATTTCCATGGTCGGAACATGGTCTCATGAACTGGCTCGTGCCTGGATCGTCGTGGAAATGCTTGGAAGAGCTGCTGCCTTGGGACTCCTCATGATTTCTGTCGCATTGCCTGCCTCTTTTCTTATTCTCCAAGGCGGCGTCCTTGTCGATCAGCTCGAAGTCCGACGTGTGATGATTGTGACCCGTTCGATTCTAGCGATTTCCTCTCTCATTCTCGCATCCCTAACCGAATTCGGTCATATTCAACTCTGGCAACTGATTGTATTTGGAATTATCGAAGGGACTGTTATGTCTTTGGACTCGCCTGCCGAACAGGCGCTCCGCGCCAGACTTGTTCCACGTTCGGATTTTCAGCAGGCCATTGCCCTATCTTCATCTAACTTCCACCTCGCAAGAATGCTGGGACCA
This region of Bdellovibrionales bacterium genomic DNA includes:
- the lysS gene encoding lysine--tRNA ligase, with amino-acid sequence MKDQTSSENSEDAAATGPERENPLRAEKRRKLHLLRAKGIDPFPHNFKPTHEAGYICEKFGHFEPGRKEETEVVVIAGRLMTKRDMGKASFFNLKDQSGSIQVYVRVQELCENDRLAFELIDIGDHVGLTGFVFKTQKGELSVHAKSFTILCKSLEPLPEKFHGVADIEIKYRHRHLDLIMSPESCRVFEMRSRIIREIRKFLDGRGFLEVETPVLQPIYGGAAAYPFSTHHRALDMKLFLKISPELYLKRLIVGGLHKVYEVSKNFRNEGIDRSHNPEFTMLEYYEAYTDYKDQMIQFEELVATVCENVRGSKTLVYQGKELDFTPPWRRLRVLDGIKEYGGFDPAKLSDEALFEKIKSLGSDFKNQPRRGEMIMEAFELTVEKHLWQPTFILDFPVEVSPLTKKHRSESGLVERFEPVVAGMELGNAYTELNDPEDQLERLKEQESLRLIDEEAQPMDSDFIHAIDVGMPPTGGVGLGVERLVMILTDQPSIRDIIFFPTMKHK
- a CDS encoding class I fructose-bisphosphate aldolase, which produces MTPRVREILSWYGSENPGVLANMARLLNHGRLGGSGKMVILPVDQGFEHGPARSFAKNPDGYDPAYHMQLAIESGCNAYAAPLGSLEACVRDYAGEIPLILKINNSETLFEVKGSPISALTSSVEDALRLGCSAIGFTIYPGSEKRKAMYEEIAAASRLAKQAGLVVVVWAYARGTDLSKQGETGIDVIAYCAQIAAQLGAHIIKVKPPTSYVEQEAARKVYKEMNIKIETMADRTRHVLDSAFNGKRVVIFSGGEAKSNDELLTEVRGLAQGGAFGSIMGRNAFQRPKNESIQILHKVMDIFAGAAE